Below is a genomic region from Naumannella halotolerans.
GCCCGGCCGACAACGAAGGGACAACAACACGATGGCTACTGAACATCCAGCGCCCGCCCATCATCGAGACCTCGTCGTCATCGGTGCAGGGCCAGCAGGGCTCTACTCCGCCTACTACGCCGGATTCCGCGGGCTAAGTGTGGCAATCGTGGACTCTCTGACCGAGATCGGTGGCCAGATCGCCACCCTATTCCCCGAAAAGGCCATCTTCGACGTCGCAGGTTTCCCGTCCACCACCGGCCGTGACCTGGTAAGGAGACTTCAGGAACAAGCCTCCTCCTCTGACCCTCTCTACCTGCTGGGCCGAACAGCCACGCGTCTTATCGACAACGGTGGAGCGGACCTACACATTCTGCTCAACGACGGCACGGCCATCGCCGCCAAAGCAGTACTCGTCTGCGCAGGAGTTGGGCGTTTCGAGCCACGACGGCTGCCCGTGGCCGAGGGCTGGCAGGGGCGCGGTATGGAGTACTTCGTTACCAACACCGCCTCCTACAACGGACGCGACGTCATTATCACAGGCGGCGGAGACAGCGCGGTGGATTGGGCGCTGCACCTCGAGCCCGTCGCAAAGAGCGTGACCCTGGTACACCGGCGAGCACGATTCCGAGCACACGAGTCGAGTGTGGGTCGCTTGCTCAACTCCACCGTCCACGTGCGAACCAACGCTCAGATCAGCGACGTTTTCGGTTCCGCCAGAATCGACTCAGTTGCCATCACCACCACCGACGGTCACACCGATCGCATCCCAGCGCAGGCTCTCGTCTGCGCACTCGGGTTCGTTGCAGACCTCGGGCCGCTAGCCGAATGGGGGATCGAGATCCAGAACCGCCGGATCCCAGTTAGCCCAGCCATGCAGACCAATGTGCCTCGAGTCTTCGCCGCAGGTGACGTCTCGGAGTATCCAGGCAAGGTACGACTCATCTCTGTCGGGTTCGGCGAGGCAGCAATCGCGGTCAACCACATCGCCGCGATGATCCATCCAAACAGCGAGGTGACTCCCGGGCATTCGTCCGATCTCGGAGCACCGATTGCAGCATGAGCCCCCACTTGGAGTGACCCCTGCGTGCCGGGTACAGTCAAGACACTTGAGTGACTACTGTTCACTTTAGTGTCAGTCAATTAGGGAGTTGGGCTCGGTGTCAACTAGCAATGGCGAGCGGATGACGAGGCGGGATCGCCGTCGCCTCGAGACATACGACGAGATAGTCACGGTTGCACGTGATCTACTCCGTCGTGGCGATGACGCGTCGGTTCGCGCAATTGCAACAGAGATGGGCATGACGCCATCGGCATTGTACCGGTATGTCGAAAGTGTCGCCGATCTTCACGCCCTGATTGCCCGCAGCGTCTACGAAGACGTCATCACAGCCATGACGCAAGCCGCAGCCCCTTACGACGGAGACCCGTCTGCCAAGTTGGCGGCCTCCGCCACGGCCTTTCGGCAGTGGGGCCTTAGGAACGCTGCCGAGTTCAAGCTCATCTTCGCAGGGCTCTTGTCCGGGCAATCAGATATGGGCGGGCCAAGCCACACAGAGTCTACCAGCAGAGACCATGACGGATCCGACCAGTTCGCCAACTACTTCGCCGGCATCTTCATCGAACTATCCGCCGCCAACATGATCAACGTTCCCGACTTCACCGACGCGGACGACTCAATGTATGAGCTCATCGTTGGCAGGAAGCGGTCTTCTGGCGAGATGATCGACCTGGGCTCGGGCGGTCCCGGTGTGATCTGGCTGTTTCAACTTGCCTGGGCTCGGCTCTACGGAGTCGTAATCCTTGAAGTCTTCGGTCTCATAGATCGGGCCATGATCAGTTCGGGTGCCCTGTTCTTCGTCTTGATGCGAGAAACCTTCCAGAGCCTCGGTCTTCCCGATGACTGGAACCGTCTCCGCGAGATCAGTCGCGCCGTAAGCGAGGGGCCGGCGAAACCCTGATCGGATCTCCCGACCGCAGGTGATCAACCAGCCTATGCACATCGCTGGATGGCGAGATACCGAGATCCTCGTTGAGCCGATCACGGAACTCAAGCAAGATCTGGATCCCGGCGAAACGATCACCACCCATCGCATGGGCCACAGCCACCGTCATAACCGCCGCCTCGTCATACGGGTCCTGATCAAGCATCGCTAAGGCGCTCGCCAAGGCTTGAGGGAGCATGTCACTGGACAAGTACAGACGCAGCAAAGAGACCCGCGCATCGCGACACGCCCGCTCCTGAGCTGCTCGGGTATCTGCGAAAGCTTCGGTGTATATGTCCTCTGGAAGGAACACCCTCGCATCAAGTTGGGCCACCGTCTCAAGGTCACGGATCGCCGCCTCAATGTCGCCGGCCTGACGAGCCTGCCGAGCAGCAGAGATCAGCCGTCGTGCCTGCCAAAAGTCGACCTCCCAGCTACCGCCCGGGTCGAACACGTAGCCGGCACCGGTCTTCTTTATGAACACCGATGACCGATCTCCACGATCAGGCTCTAGATAGTCACGCAAGGCATGCAGCGTGCGGTTGAGACGATTCCTGGGGTTCGACTTCCCAGGAGCGATCACGTCTGCAAGCTCATCGGATGAAAAGCTGACCTGAGGGTGGATCAAGAACCACTTCAAGAGCGTACGGGCCGCGGTAAGGCTCGGCGCAGACCCGCCCGACCCAATCGTCTCGCCGTCACGTAACACCGTGAACGGTCCGAACATCCGAGCTGTATACAACGTCAATGTTCCACCGGCCTTCACCAACCACAGCAACCGACCAACCTGATACGAGGGTCACAGTAGCGCGAGCGGCGGGTCACACAGGCAGGTACGTGCAACCAGACCGGCCGTCGATCACATCCCATATCGACATGAGCAAGGACCGCTTCCCTGACTCGTAGCTAGGTGAGCATCCACCCTTCTCAGCCACCACACCAGGGACCGGTCCACCCGCTACACATCGTCACGAGGCAGAGATCGCCAGGTACCGCCAAGACCGGGCAACGTTCGCCTAGATTCCACGACGAGTAAGAGACACCGAAGTGGGAGAGATCAAGGTAGCGACATCAAACAGCTGGAGGTGTCATGGCCGACTCAAGCCATCACAAGATCAACGGGCTTACCCACGATCAACGGCGAAAGCTGCTGCAGCAGCTCCGCGAGAAGACATCGGAAGGTGCCTCACGCGACCAACACTCATCCAATGAGCCTAACGAGAAGGCGCAAGCCATCTCGAACGACTCACTCGACACGCTCATCATCGGAGGAGGCGTTGCCGGGATGACATTGGCGCTGCAACTGAAACAAGAGCGTCCAGAAACTTCCATCGCCCTCGTCGAACGTGCAAGCTACCCAGTTCGAGAGAGTGCCCACAAGGTGGGCGAGTCGACAGTGGAGATCGCAGCCCACTACCTACGTGACGT
It encodes:
- a CDS encoding WHG domain-containing protein, which gives rise to MGMTPSALYRYVESVADLHALIARSVYEDVITAMTQAAAPYDGDPSAKLAASATAFRQWGLRNAAEFKLIFAGLLSGQSDMGGPSHTESTSRDHDGSDQFANYFAGIFIELSAANMINVPDFTDADDSMYELIVGRKRSSGEMIDLGSGGPGVIWLFQLAWARLYGVVILEVFGLIDRAMISSGALFFVLMRETFQSLGLPDDWNRLREISRAVSEGPAKP
- a CDS encoding NAD(P)/FAD-dependent oxidoreductase, which gives rise to MATEHPAPAHHRDLVVIGAGPAGLYSAYYAGFRGLSVAIVDSLTEIGGQIATLFPEKAIFDVAGFPSTTGRDLVRRLQEQASSSDPLYLLGRTATRLIDNGGADLHILLNDGTAIAAKAVLVCAGVGRFEPRRLPVAEGWQGRGMEYFVTNTASYNGRDVIITGGGDSAVDWALHLEPVAKSVTLVHRRARFRAHESSVGRLLNSTVHVRTNAQISDVFGSARIDSVAITTTDGHTDRIPAQALVCALGFVADLGPLAEWGIEIQNRRIPVSPAMQTNVPRVFAAGDVSEYPGKVRLISVGFGEAAIAVNHIAAMIHPNSEVTPGHSSDLGAPIAA
- a CDS encoding AfsR/SARP family transcriptional regulator, producing the protein MFGPFTVLRDGETIGSGGSAPSLTAARTLLKWFLIHPQVSFSSDELADVIAPGKSNPRNRLNRTLHALRDYLEPDRGDRSSVFIKKTGAGYVFDPGGSWEVDFWQARRLISAARQARQAGDIEAAIRDLETVAQLDARVFLPEDIYTEAFADTRAAQERACRDARVSLLRLYLSSDMLPQALASALAMLDQDPYDEAAVMTVAVAHAMGGDRFAGIQILLEFRDRLNEDLGISPSSDVHRLVDHLRSGDPIRVSPAPRLRRD